Proteins encoded in a region of the Triticum dicoccoides isolate Atlit2015 ecotype Zavitan chromosome 3A, WEW_v2.0, whole genome shotgun sequence genome:
- the LOC119273195 gene encoding putative E3 ubiquitin-protein ligase SINA-like 6 has translation MGHGSSGDGGGGGDGALAVVPEEAKPQPQMQRQTALDVPPFLIFEKCRAPELLECHACHLPLKPPIFSCDDGHLMCSSCRGAHGEDCGRVAAHCRLADSYAGAVKLPCDYVKFGCEAGLIVYHDAADHRRACQYAPCYCPERAGPGGGEGGCNFSGSRQMLLDHISTEHSSPIIVVRYGQPGKLSLPLTRRWHVLVGEEDMADRQRNVFLLVLAERDKGAAVSMVCVRADEGAPAVPQFSYKLTVEHAGSGARVTFELPVMTCSSLPGGTPWPDEVTSLYVPKAYLSGDAVPLGIHIDKLVPPPLPPPSDTTPPAPATAAVFKFTATDQGNKKRKSSNPRKL, from the exons ATGGGTCATGGCAGcagcggcgacggtggcggcggaggagaCGGAGCTCTGGCCGTGGTGCCCGAGGAAGCCAAGCCGCAGCCGCAGATGCAGCGACAGACCGCCCTCGACGTGCCGCCCTTCCTCATCTTTGAAAAGTGCAGGGCGCCGGAGCTCTTGGAGTGCCATGCCTGCCACCTCCCCCTCAAACCGCCTATCTTCTCG TGCGACGACGGGCATCTGATGTGCTCGTCCTGCCGCGGCGCGCACGGCGAGGACTGCGGCCGCGTCGCCGCCCACTGCCGCCTGGCAGACTCCTACGCCGGCGCCGTCAAGCTGCCGTGCGACTACGTCAAGTTCGGCTGCGAGGCGGGACTCATCGTCTACCACGACGCCGCGGACCACCGCCGCGCTTGCCAGTACGCGCCCTGCTACTGCCCAGAGCGCGCCGGGCCAGGAGGTGGCGAAGGCGGTTGCAACTTCTCCGGCTCTCGGCAGATGCTCCTCGACCACATCTCCACGGAACACTCCAGCCCCATCATCGTCGTCCGCTATGGCCAGCCGGGGAAGCTCAGCCTGCCCCTGACCCGGCGCTGGCACGTCCTCGTCGGCGAGGAGGATATGGCCGACCGGCAGCGGAACGTGTTCCTGCTGGTCCTCGCCGAGCGCGACAAGGGCGCCGCGGTGTCGATGGTGTGCGTCAGGGCGGACGAAGGCGCACCGGCGGTGCCGCAGTTCTCGTACAAGCTCACCGTGGAGCACGCCGGCAGTGGTGCGAGGGTGACGTTCGAGTTGCCCGTGATGACATGCAGCTCCCTGCCCGGTGGCACGCCATGGCCGGACGAGGTCACGTCTCTGTACGTGCCGAAAGCGTATTTATCTGGCGACGCTGTCCCCCTCGGCATCCACATTGACAAACtcgttcctcctcctcttcctcctccttctgacACTACTCCTCCTGCGCCGGCAACCGCCGCCGTCTTCAAGTTCACAGCGACAGATCAAGGCAACAAGAAACGAAAATCTAGCAATCCGAGGAAACTCTAG